The Nostoc sp. 'Peltigera membranacea cyanobiont' N6 genome contains the following window.
TGTTACCCACTGTAACCATGCATCGGGAGCCAAATTAATGAGTCGCTTGCTACCAATATCTGCTGCTTTTCCCACAGGACACTTGATATATTTATCAGTAATTAATAGTACATCATAAAGATTGCAGTATTCTAGGGTTGGTTTTTAAGTTGAAGCAATGTCTACGATTGGGTAGACTGATGCACTGTTTTAAGAAATGTATGATTGATGTATGTTAGGTTTTGAATCAACATTTCTGGATGTAAACCGCCGATGAAAGCCGATAGTAGACCAAACTACACAATTTTAGAAGTTCAAGAACTTGATGTTAATTATGGCGGTATTCAAGCTCTGAAAAAGATTAATTTAGTTATTCAAAAAGGCGAGGTAGTGACTCTAATTGGTGCTAATGGTGCTGGTAAAACTACTACACTCCGCGCCATATCTAAAGTAGTTAATCCTAAGAGTGGCGGAATTATCTATAATGGACATAATATTACCCGCCGCCAAACTCACGAAGTTGTACAACTTGGTATCGCCCATTGTCCTGAAGGACGAAGAGTTTTAGCGCGACAAACAGTATTTGATAACTTACTTTTGGGTGCTTATATTCGCTCCAATCAAGCTGAGATAAAAGCAGATATTCAGCGCCAATTTGAGCTATTTCCACGTTTGTCACAAAGACGCAATCAACTAGCAGGAACTCTCAGTGGTGGCGAACAACAAATGTTAGCGATCGCACGGGCTGTAATGAGTAGACCACAACTCTTACTTTTAGACGAGCCTAGCTTAGGTTTAGCCCCTGCGATCGTCCGAGAAATCTTCTCGATTATTGAAAATCTCAGGGCTACAGGCGTGACTATTTTGTTAGTTGAACAAAACGCTAATCTTGCACTACAAATTGCCGATCGCGGTTATGTTTTGGAAGCTGGTTCTATCACTTTATCAGGCGCAGCATCAGAATTAATTAGTGACGAGCGAGTTAAAAAAGCTTATTTAGGATAATTTATTAAATGATAATTTAGGAGGTACAAGTAAATGGTAAAGTCGCCAACTAAACCTCTAAGTTTAGAAGAGTTTTTAAAACTACCGGAAACAAAACCAGCTAGTGAATATATTAACTGTCAAATTATTCAAAAACCAATGCCTCAAGGACAGCCATAGCAAATTACGGGCTGAGTTACTTAGTGCTATCAATGAACTAGTTCAAAGTCGAAAAACTGCCTTTGCTTTCCCCGAATTGCGCTGTACATTTGGCGGACGTTCAATTGTGCCAGATGTAGCTGTGTTTGCTTGGGAACGGATTCCTTTAGATGAACGGGGAGATGTGGCAAATGTCTTTAAGACATATCCAGACTGGACGATTGAGATTCTTTCGCCAGATCAAAGCCAGACTAAAGTAACCGGAAATATTCTACATTGTTTAAAACATGGTAGTCGTTTAGGTTGGCTGATCGATCCAGATGAGCGTTCTGTTTTAGTCTATCCACCAAAGCAGCAACCATAACTTTTACAAGAAGAA
Protein-coding sequences here:
- a CDS encoding ABC transporter ATP-binding protein, which produces MKADSRPNYTILEVQELDVNYGGIQALKKINLVIQKGEVVTLIGANGAGKTTTLRAISKVVNPKSGGIIYNGHNITRRQTHEVVQLGIAHCPEGRRVLARQTVFDNLLLGAYIRSNQAEIKADIQRQFELFPRLSQRRNQLAGTLSGGEQQMLAIARAVMSRPQLLLLDEPSLGLAPAIVREIFSIIENLRATGVTILLVEQNANLALQIADRGYVLEAGSITLSGAASELISDERVKKAYLG